From Hippea alviniae EP5-r, the proteins below share one genomic window:
- a CDS encoding ATP-binding protein, producing the protein MKKKEVLKSIIVEFHSWNLPSVIERNIKLPVDSNKIVSVIGSRRAGKTYLLFRTISELISDGIDKRRCVYINFEDERMDLTKEDLNLLLQAYSELYPDIDLKDIYLFFDEIQNVNGWERFVRRVYETITKNIFITGSNSKLLGDEIATSLRGRTLTYEVSPLTFEEFLRFKDFKFDFNVDIYDTNKKAKLIKLFNEFLVYGGFPEIPLMRKELKLLALQEYFNVMIYRDIVERYSIKEPFVLKYFIKRVAENITSSFSTNKIYNELKSQGIKVSKNTLYNYLYYMETSFLIGLVKKHHHSVLKSELSEKKVYFVDNGLLNAIRSFGETSRGALLENLIWHELKTKYNSIKFFKGKRECDFVVDERMAIQVCYEFSSEATRKREIEGLIECCKYFNLKEGFIVTFDDEEEIVEEGVRIKVIPAYRFVVTDI; encoded by the coding sequence ATGAAAAAGAAAGAAGTTTTAAAATCAATCATAGTAGAGTTTCACTCCTGGAATTTGCCATCAGTTATTGAGAGAAACATAAAACTACCTGTGGATTCTAATAAGATTGTATCTGTTATAGGCTCAAGGAGAGCTGGAAAGACTTACCTGCTTTTTAGAACAATAAGTGAGCTGATAAGTGATGGAATAGACAAAAGAAGATGTGTTTACATCAATTTTGAAGATGAGAGAATGGATTTAACAAAGGAAGATTTAAATCTATTGCTTCAGGCATACTCAGAGCTATATCCTGATATAGATTTAAAGGATATATATCTTTTCTTCGATGAGATTCAAAATGTAAACGGTTGGGAGAGATTTGTAAGAAGGGTATACGAAACTATAACAAAGAACATCTTTATAACCGGCTCAAATTCCAAACTGCTTGGTGATGAGATTGCAACATCCCTAAGGGGAAGAACTTTAACATACGAAGTCAGCCCTTTAACATTTGAAGAGTTTTTAAGGTTTAAAGACTTCAAGTTTGATTTTAATGTGGATATATACGATACAAACAAAAAAGCAAAATTAATCAAGCTATTCAACGAGTTTCTTGTATACGGCGGTTTTCCAGAGATTCCGTTAATGAGAAAAGAGCTAAAACTTCTTGCTCTGCAGGAGTATTTTAATGTTATGATATATAGGGATATAGTGGAAAGATATAGCATAAAAGAGCCTTTTGTCTTGAAATACTTCATAAAAAGGGTTGCAGAAAACATAACAAGCAGCTTTTCTACAAATAAGATTTACAATGAGCTTAAGTCTCAAGGCATAAAGGTAAGCAAAAATACTTTGTATAACTATCTGTATTATATGGAGACTTCATTTTTGATAGGACTCGTTAAGAAACATCATCACTCTGTTTTAAAATCTGAGCTTTCAGAGAAGAAAGTTTACTTTGTGGATAATGGCCTTTTGAATGCCATACGCTCATTTGGTGAGACCAGCCGTGGAGCATTGCTTGAAAACTTAATCTGGCATGAGCTTAAAACAAAATATAACAGTATAAAATTCTTTAAAGGCAAAAGAGAGTGTGATTTTGTTGTTGATGAAAGAATGGCCATTCAGGTCTGCTATGAGTTCTCATCAGAAGCAACAAGAAAAAGGGAAATTGAAGGGCTTATAGAGTGTTGTAAATACTTTAATCTTAAAGAAGGGTTTATTGTAACCTTTGATGATGAAGAAGAGATTGTTGAAGAAGGTGTGAGAATCAAGGTTATTCCGGCTTATAGGTTTGTAGTTACTGATATCTGA
- a CDS encoding type IV toxin-antitoxin system AbiEi family antitoxin domain-containing protein, translating into MNTEKLEVLFDKLFFTTIDVANLFNYTIESARVFCSRYVKNGLFIRLRKDMYITSFKWKSLTIEDFFKISSFLRVPSYISLMTALSYYGVTTQMYNNYFESITTKSSRYYEVKGAVFKYYKVNDRFFNSYIRKDGYFIATKEKAFVDSVYLFSFGKYKFDNSAIDYSKLNKDKVFSIAENFPKKTIKSLEKLWNI; encoded by the coding sequence ATGAATACAGAAAAACTCGAAGTTCTATTCGATAAGCTGTTTTTTACAACCATAGATGTTGCCAACTTGTTTAACTATACGATTGAGTCAGCAAGAGTGTTCTGCAGTAGATACGTAAAGAATGGATTGTTTATTAGACTCAGAAAAGATATGTATATTACAAGTTTTAAATGGAAGAGCTTGACTATTGAAGATTTCTTTAAAATCTCATCATTCTTAAGAGTTCCATCATATATTTCCCTGATGACAGCCTTGAGTTATTACGGAGTTACAACGCAGATGTATAACAACTATTTTGAAAGCATAACAACAAAGAGCAGCAGATACTACGAAGTAAAAGGTGCGGTTTTCAAGTATTACAAAGTTAATGATAGATTCTTCAATAGCTACATTAGAAAAGACGGATATTTTATTGCTACTAAAGAGAAGGCTTTTGTTGATAGCGTATATCTGTTCTCTTTTGGAAAGTATAAATTTGACAACAGTGCTATTGATTATTCAAAACTAAACAAAGATAAGGTGTTTTCTATCGCTGAAAACTTTCCTAAAAAAACTATAAAGTCACTGGAGAAATTATGGAACATTTAG
- a CDS encoding nucleotidyl transferase AbiEii/AbiGii toxin family protein: MEHLEKHEQFELEVLQKMHNAKLLNKLIFVGGTMLRLCHGLDRYSMDLDFWTVDKIDETKLFSDLKNLFEENYKILDSQNKHYTIVFEIKSDSYLQKLKIEIRKEPKKIKFEKSIAYSPSSNIQVMLNSITLDEIMKAKIEAFLNRREIRDVYDIEFLFKKGIKLNIDKNTAEKIVKGINNLTKNDYKIKLGSILEPEKRKYYNDANFRILKSYLQGIVNQ, encoded by the coding sequence ATGGAACATTTAGAGAAACACGAGCAGTTCGAACTTGAAGTATTGCAAAAGATGCATAATGCGAAATTGCTTAATAAGTTAATATTTGTTGGTGGAACAATGCTCAGGCTATGTCATGGATTGGATAGGTATTCAATGGATCTTGATTTCTGGACTGTAGATAAGATTGATGAGACTAAACTGTTTTCTGACTTAAAAAATCTATTCGAAGAAAATTATAAAATTTTGGACTCTCAAAATAAGCATTACACAATAGTTTTTGAGATTAAATCTGACTCATACCTTCAGAAACTAAAGATTGAGATAAGAAAAGAGCCGAAAAAGATTAAGTTTGAAAAGAGTATAGCATACAGCCCGAGCTCTAATATACAGGTTATGCTAAACTCAATAACACTTGATGAGATAATGAAAGCAAAGATAGAAGCATTCTTAAATAGGAGAGAAATAAGAGATGTGTATGACATTGAATTTTTGTTTAAGAAGGGCATAAAACTCAACATTGATAAAAACACGGCCGAGAAGATTGTTAAAGGGATAAACAATCTAACAAAGAATGACTATAAAATAAAACTTGGTTCTATTTTGGAGCCAGAGAAACGCAAATATTACAACGATGCGAATTTTAGGATATTGAAGTCGTATCTGCAAGGTATAGTCAATCAATGA
- a CDS encoding putative toxin-antitoxin system toxin component, PIN family → MKKVVVDTNIIFSILLKDKNKERDFLFLSSGIKFFTCRFMFVELFKYKEKIVKYSHLKENEVLSVLYDVSKIIEFYNEDLISYSSKVKAFDLCKDIDEKDTPFVALSLELNAYLWTGDKKLINGLKNKGFNRFILI, encoded by the coding sequence ATGAAAAAGGTTGTTGTTGATACAAATATAATTTTTTCAATCTTATTGAAGGATAAAAATAAAGAAAGGGATTTTCTATTTCTTTCTAGTGGCATTAAATTTTTCACCTGCCGTTTTATGTTTGTTGAACTGTTTAAATATAAAGAAAAGATTGTTAAATATTCGCATTTAAAAGAGAATGAAGTTTTGTCAGTTCTTTATGATGTCTCAAAAATAATAGAGTTTTACAATGAGGACTTGATTTCTTATAGCTCAAAGGTAAAGGCTTTTGATCTGTGTAAAGATATAGATGAGAAAGACACTCCTTTTGTAGCTCTATCACTGGAATTAAATGCCTATCTGTGGACAGGAGATAAAAAGCTAATAAATGGTCTGAAAAATAAAGGTTTTAATAGATTCATATTGATTTAA
- a CDS encoding type IV secretion system DNA-binding domain-containing protein yields the protein MSRSVLGIGEGFDLFVNRIRYIAYFLIYNIGLTIIAFLVSFFYFAQKDSNIIFILKYSIKYGFYNLKLWFFEGLVKNQKLPFDYGFAQNIYRKYFSLILHTHAFYYAIGISVLIFLITFFLVYRYTKKLSDKRIVRGTKIKNLGKVKELSKFIRPKDEVKHTIVIGTTGSGKTQSLLNLMKEKITEGKNVIFDAKGDFLSRFFRKGVDIILNPLDIRSHRWNFLEEIEDIADLETLSQSLIQKPKGSINHTSDYFIKNAQQILFMLLQQLLEKGVLDNSKVREAILNEIFYKTDSSLLSGFKKDLNLGSNVSLADTLSTLRVHLSFARAIGYEPDVNPKFHIKEWISSHENRNVYITYDFSKSPITEGFYSAFLNMLLLRLSSMPDINSANGSKIRIWIDELANLPTIPNLGEALSYVRSKGVAFYLSTQSLEGLKRRYKTFEIADILNNCNTIISFAANDSFTAETISKLIGQTQIELPSKNNFSSPKISKIDGINLHKERTTEVAVLPSEIMALKDLEFYAKFSRRWYKGKLKYINIPKNDIEFFIKNTSFNLNADSRNHNKKNENNGDPKPLTTHSDDNKISKEKDNPKDENKDSKKLNQNPLDIADKFME from the coding sequence ATGAGCAGATCCGTTTTAGGTATAGGTGAAGGATTTGATCTGTTTGTCAACAGGATTAGATACATTGCATACTTTCTTATATACAATATAGGCCTAACTATCATTGCCTTTTTAGTATCCTTTTTCTATTTTGCGCAGAAGGATTCCAACATAATATTTATTCTCAAATACAGCATAAAATACGGCTTTTACAATCTAAAACTATGGTTCTTTGAAGGACTTGTTAAAAATCAAAAGCTACCTTTTGATTACGGCTTTGCTCAAAATATATACAGAAAATACTTCTCCCTTATACTCCACACCCATGCCTTTTATTATGCTATTGGTATTTCTGTACTCATTTTCCTTATCACCTTCTTTTTAGTCTACAGATATACAAAGAAGTTATCAGATAAGCGCATAGTAAGAGGCACAAAGATTAAAAATCTGGGCAAAGTTAAAGAGCTCTCCAAGTTCATAAGACCGAAAGATGAAGTAAAGCACACTATTGTGATAGGAACGACAGGCTCAGGCAAGACACAGTCCTTACTGAATCTAATGAAAGAAAAAATCACTGAAGGCAAAAATGTCATTTTTGATGCAAAAGGAGATTTCTTATCCAGGTTTTTTAGAAAGGGAGTAGACATTATTCTAAATCCCCTGGACATAAGGAGCCATAGATGGAACTTTTTGGAAGAAATTGAAGATATAGCAGATCTTGAAACTCTCTCCCAATCTCTTATCCAGAAACCAAAGGGAAGCATAAACCATACATCGGATTATTTTATCAAGAATGCGCAACAGATACTGTTTATGCTCCTTCAACAGCTACTGGAAAAAGGCGTATTAGACAACAGCAAAGTTAGAGAAGCCATACTAAATGAGATATTCTACAAAACAGATTCATCTTTGCTTTCTGGTTTTAAAAAGGATCTGAATCTTGGCAGCAATGTATCGCTTGCAGATACATTATCCACACTCAGGGTACATCTCTCCTTTGCAAGGGCTATAGGTTATGAGCCCGATGTTAATCCAAAGTTTCATATAAAAGAGTGGATAAGCTCTCATGAGAACAGAAATGTGTACATAACCTACGATTTTAGCAAATCGCCTATAACAGAAGGCTTCTACTCCGCATTCTTAAATATGCTTCTGCTTCGTTTATCATCTATGCCGGATATAAACAGCGCAAACGGCTCAAAGATAAGAATCTGGATAGATGAACTTGCAAATCTTCCAACAATACCAAATCTTGGAGAAGCTCTATCTTATGTAAGGAGTAAAGGAGTAGCGTTTTATTTGTCCACCCAAAGCCTTGAAGGTCTTAAAAGAAGATATAAGACTTTTGAAATTGCAGATATACTTAACAACTGCAACACAATAATCTCCTTTGCTGCCAACGATTCATTCACGGCAGAAACCATTTCAAAACTGATAGGCCAAACCCAGATAGAGCTGCCCAGTAAGAATAATTTCTCAAGCCCTAAAATCTCTAAAATTGATGGTATAAACCTTCATAAGGAGAGAACAACAGAAGTGGCCGTTTTGCCTTCAGAGATTATGGCTTTAAAAGATCTTGAGTTTTATGCCAAATTCTCAAGAAGATGGTATAAAGGTAAACTAAAATACATAAATATTCCAAAAAATGATATAGAGTTCTTCATAAAAAATACCTCATTCAACCTAAATGCAGACAGCCGTAACCATAATAAAAAGAATGAGAACAACGGAGATCCGAAGCCACTTACAACTCATTCAGATGACAACAAAATATCAAAAGAGAAAGACAACCCAAAAGATGAAAACAAGGACTCAAAGAAACTAAACCAAAACCCGCTTGATATAGCAGATAAATTTATGGAGTAG
- the mobF gene encoding MobF family relaxase — translation MLSKPISRSPSGASAYYYQTENKTNSLWGGKAAEELGLRDKVKLEQFQRVLDGFHPYRDEKLRQNANKENAIAGWDFTFSLSKNASILALADRRIEKAFHKSIDEALSIAQERYALTRTGHAGINKEHTGNLLYARFTHYNSRANDPQIHEHVFIVNTTLGIDGKWRSLDNRELYSLYKHIGQIQEHILAQELKSLGYELEIDRKNGMVDIKTARQDVKEFFSKRSQQIKEEYEKNKDRFEYERDAKQKASWDTRQEKDHNFSYKEMKNKVNLELKEHFGINLKQFKKQAVELARQNSVTLQAKTAKEQSEATIDKSLDTALEDLTKAQSVFTKEQIENLILKQTLGENITLKQIDEAIEKEIKNGNILALDDKYLTTRAIQSIEKETVSIIEHNVQTTGIYDKQQAKELIELQERYQNFKYTDGQKEFMEKALTQNKRYLIVQGNAGSGKTASIKLINRAYTQEECKVIGVAPTGKAANLLKESGIENVFTIAKLKNEIQNGNINLNNSKTVLIVDESSMISSSDMHFLIKQETAKTILVGDIKQFKPIEQGKVFEDIQKHIKPENYVDMQQTVRFKTQEQKQTANLMNQKRFAEAIDLLDRNGSIKEIEDKNEKIEKIKECYIENIKNNRDVLLITNTNKEREILNETIREKLKEEGLVDKKDYKVLAYSPKNLDPAERNFIESYRKTDKLIFTSQSRTGLVGEANIIDVDKDKNTIRIEHNNRIYEFTPQDLKDAALFKQNYRNFSVGDTIIFLKNDKGLNIANGEIGKIESIEKDRIGIIKQNRENVTINTNQNSKDVYNYIDHAYAITTYKSQGQTTNVTIYSHSSETISNQESFYVAATRAKEETVIFTDNKEILKEQSQMEQEKLSTIDFGKKRRDRRKRKNAPI, via the coding sequence ATGTTATCAAAGCCAATCTCAAGAAGCCCCTCTGGGGCTTCTGCCTATTATTATCAAACAGAAAACAAGACAAACAGCCTATGGGGAGGCAAAGCAGCAGAAGAGCTCGGATTAAGGGATAAAGTGAAACTTGAGCAGTTTCAAAGAGTCTTGGATGGTTTTCATCCCTATAGGGATGAGAAACTAAGACAGAATGCCAATAAGGAGAATGCTATAGCCGGATGGGATTTTACATTCTCACTCTCCAAGAATGCATCCATTTTAGCTTTAGCAGACAGAAGAATAGAAAAGGCATTTCATAAAAGCATTGATGAAGCTTTGTCTATAGCCCAAGAGAGATACGCTCTAACAAGAACAGGCCATGCCGGTATAAACAAAGAGCACACAGGCAACCTTTTATATGCGCGTTTTACACACTACAACTCAAGAGCCAATGACCCACAGATTCATGAGCATGTGTTTATTGTCAATACCACCTTAGGAATAGATGGCAAATGGAGAAGCCTTGATAACAGAGAGCTTTACTCACTCTACAAGCATATAGGTCAGATTCAGGAGCATATTTTAGCCCAAGAGCTAAAGAGTCTTGGCTATGAGCTTGAGATAGACAGAAAAAACGGTATGGTTGATATAAAGACAGCAAGACAAGATGTAAAGGAATTTTTCTCAAAACGCTCTCAGCAGATAAAAGAAGAGTATGAGAAAAACAAAGATAGGTTTGAATATGAAAGAGACGCAAAGCAGAAGGCAAGCTGGGATACAAGACAAGAGAAGGACCACAACTTCTCATACAAGGAAATGAAGAATAAGGTTAATCTGGAGCTAAAAGAGCATTTTGGAATAAACCTGAAGCAGTTCAAAAAACAGGCAGTAGAATTAGCAAGGCAAAACAGCGTGACCCTGCAAGCAAAAACAGCAAAAGAACAATCAGAAGCCACTATAGATAAATCTCTCGATACTGCATTGGAAGATTTAACCAAAGCTCAATCCGTTTTTACAAAAGAACAGATTGAAAATCTTATTCTAAAACAGACGCTTGGTGAAAACATCACTTTAAAACAGATAGACGAAGCTATAGAAAAAGAGATAAAAAACGGAAATATCTTAGCCCTTGATGATAAATATCTAACAACAAGGGCTATACAGAGTATAGAAAAAGAAACCGTAAGCATAATAGAGCATAATGTTCAAACAACAGGAATATACGATAAGCAGCAAGCTAAGGAGTTAATAGAGCTCCAAGAAAGATATCAAAACTTTAAATATACAGATGGACAAAAGGAGTTTATGGAAAAAGCCCTAACTCAAAATAAAAGGTATCTTATCGTTCAGGGTAACGCAGGAAGTGGAAAAACAGCTTCAATTAAACTTATAAACAGGGCTTATACTCAGGAAGAATGCAAAGTTATTGGCGTTGCTCCAACCGGTAAGGCTGCAAACCTACTAAAGGAATCAGGCATTGAGAATGTATTTACAATAGCAAAACTAAAGAACGAGATCCAAAACGGCAATATCAATCTCAACAACTCAAAAACCGTACTGATTGTGGATGAATCCAGTATGATTTCAAGCTCTGATATGCACTTTTTGATTAAGCAAGAAACAGCTAAAACTATTCTTGTTGGCGATATAAAGCAGTTTAAACCCATAGAGCAGGGAAAAGTCTTTGAAGATATACAGAAACACATAAAACCTGAGAACTATGTAGATATGCAACAGACCGTTAGATTCAAGACTCAAGAACAAAAACAAACAGCTAATCTTATGAACCAGAAGAGATTTGCAGAAGCTATAGACTTGCTTGATAGAAACGGTAGTATAAAAGAGATAGAGGATAAAAATGAAAAGATCGAGAAAATCAAGGAGTGCTATATTGAAAATATCAAAAACAACAGAGATGTCCTTTTAATAACAAATACAAATAAGGAAAGGGAAATACTCAATGAGACAATAAGGGAAAAGCTCAAAGAAGAAGGCTTAGTAGATAAAAAAGACTATAAGGTTTTAGCCTATTCACCCAAGAATTTAGATCCTGCCGAGAGGAACTTCATAGAAAGCTACCGAAAGACAGACAAACTTATCTTCACAAGCCAAAGCAGAACAGGCCTTGTTGGTGAAGCAAATATTATAGATGTCGATAAAGATAAAAATACTATAAGAATAGAGCATAATAACAGGATATACGAATTTACTCCGCAGGATTTAAAGGATGCAGCTTTATTTAAACAGAATTATAGAAACTTCTCTGTTGGTGATACGATTATCTTTTTAAAGAACGATAAGGGCTTAAATATAGCCAATGGAGAGATAGGCAAAATAGAGAGCATTGAAAAGGACAGAATAGGCATAATAAAGCAAAATAGAGAAAATGTAACCATAAACACCAATCAAAACTCAAAAGATGTCTATAACTACATCGACCACGCCTATGCAATAACGACCTACAAAAGCCAGGGACAAACAACGAATGTAACAATATATTCTCACAGCTCTGAGACAATCTCAAATCAGGAGTCTTTCTATGTGGCAGCCACAAGGGCTAAAGAAGAGACTGTTATCTTTACAGACAACAAAGAAATTCTAAAAGAACAATCCCAGATGGAACAGGAGAAGTTGAGCACGATTGATTTTGGAAAGAAAAGAAGAGATAGAAGAAAAAGAAAAAATGCACCTATCTAA
- a CDS encoding type II TA system antitoxin MqsA family protein yields the protein MKKAICPVCEKEVEVEPIKKTITVKVRKENIEIPVTFFKCKECGYDEIEDRENPIDELDLAYREYRKRHGMLQPEEITQLRKQYGLSQRELAKILGLSPATLSRYETGGLQEPAHDYLLQMLKKPENMLEILNKNKELLKEKKIMALREILLNKINNKEKEKEIEERHNIKSETFRGNRKFSVERFKDIVYYIINKMEQMNYVVNKTKLNKLLFYADFLYFRKFGVSLTGAAYAKLPYGPCPDDFQHLLDLMEKENIIVVKEFYHPIGNEEIAESRLYTPASKREISLSQQEKEFIDSVVKTIGSKKASELSDLSHKEKAYKETEDYKNIDYRYAKDIIITNNN from the coding sequence ATGAAAAAGGCAATTTGCCCTGTATGCGAGAAAGAAGTAGAAGTTGAACCTATAAAGAAAACAATTACTGTAAAAGTTAGAAAAGAAAACATAGAGATACCTGTCACCTTTTTCAAGTGCAAAGAGTGCGGATATGATGAAATAGAAGATAGGGAAAATCCGATTGATGAGCTTGACCTTGCTTATAGAGAATATAGAAAGAGACATGGTATGCTTCAACCAGAAGAAATTACCCAATTAAGAAAACAGTATGGCTTAAGCCAAAGAGAATTGGCAAAAATACTGGGATTAAGTCCAGCAACCTTGAGCAGATACGAAACAGGTGGACTACAAGAGCCAGCCCATGATTATTTACTTCAAATGCTAAAAAAGCCTGAGAATATGCTTGAAATACTCAATAAAAATAAAGAACTTTTAAAAGAAAAAAAGATAATGGCTCTTAGAGAAATCCTTCTGAATAAAATTAACAACAAGGAAAAAGAGAAAGAGATAGAAGAAAGACACAACATAAAGAGTGAAACATTTCGTGGAAACAGAAAATTCTCTGTAGAGAGATTTAAAGATATTGTCTATTACATAATAAACAAAATGGAGCAGATGAACTATGTAGTAAATAAAACCAAACTTAACAAACTTCTATTTTACGCTGATTTTTTATATTTTAGAAAATTTGGAGTATCTTTAACAGGTGCAGCCTATGCAAAATTACCTTATGGACCATGCCCTGATGATTTCCAACACCTATTAGACTTAATGGAAAAAGAAAATATTATAGTAGTTAAAGAGTTCTACCATCCTATAGGAAATGAAGAGATTGCAGAGAGTAGACTTTATACACCTGCATCAAAAAGAGAGATATCATTAAGCCAACAGGAAAAAGAGTTTATAGATTCTGTAGTAAAAACAATAGGAAGCAAAAAAGCGTCTGAACTGTCAGACCTTTCTCATAAAGAAAAAGCATATAAAGAGACAGAAGACTACAAAAATATAGATTATAGATACGCTAAAGATATCATTATTACCAACAATAATTAA
- a CDS encoding ATP-binding protein, which produces MSKYVLSQADTQTMFRKMNSADLVEIESYVEFAGRDMIKLLPLLQTDVGISSGLGVSFLMVVEIK; this is translated from the coding sequence GTGAGCAAATATGTTTTATCTCAAGCAGACACTCAAACAATGTTTAGAAAGATGAACTCAGCCGATTTGGTAGAAATCGAAAGCTATGTCGAATTTGCCGGTAGGGATATGATTAAACTTTTACCGTTGCTTCAAACAGACGTGGGAATATCGAGTGGATTGGGTGTGTCATTTTTGATGGTGGTGGAGATAAAGTAA
- a CDS encoding McrB family protein: MNVKIDLERFLELYEFYKSKYRQRYPKGDNETREKLKEFWKLFGEFSDDVCHECESVGKGRWQISGRIPNYIWNRYKPFENNTHLVIYVTIYNNEEGLIIGIGLIDDKLDEFEKKNSKKIYNFLEKELKIIQKTDECKNYKLGSNKHSFKVPIERIDELNLDCIIKNLKEIYKKTIETFYSNREENLVEINDNQYNQHINPLNQILYGPPGTGKTYSVIEKSLQIIAMKDEKLRDFLSQNPSREELQKKFKEYRDNGQIEFITFHQNYSYEEFVEGLKARTDAEGNIFYEIENGIFKEICNKAKKNLDVSQSKKMKMSFEDVFKRKILDKLEESEKITIPLKRKNIYIYEVTDRSVKFEKESGDKSHTLSIKTLKEIYDSEDVKSRITGGLEPYYRGLFDYLKEGSEIEINEELENFILIIDEINRGNISKIFGELITLVEESKRIGNEEETIVTLPYSKEPFGVPKNLYIIGTMNTADRSIALLDTALRRRFTFIEMMPKPELLRDIKIEGDINLEKLLKTINDRIEYLYDRDHTIGHAYFLSIKSFDDLKNIFRNKIIPLLAEYFYDDWKKIRLVLGDNRKENKDYRFVKIKELSAENLFGEDIDFENEVYEINESAFDKPESYRQIYEIKKEEEKQENNEESTIENGN; this comes from the coding sequence ATGAATGTAAAAATTGATTTAGAAAGATTCTTGGAATTGTATGAATTTTACAAAAGCAAATACAGGCAGAGATACCCCAAAGGTGATAATGAAACTAGAGAAAAATTAAAGGAGTTTTGGAAGCTATTTGGAGAATTTTCAGATGATGTTTGTCATGAATGTGAATCTGTCGGTAAAGGGCGCTGGCAAATTTCAGGCAGAATACCTAATTATATTTGGAACAGATATAAACCATTTGAAAACAATACACATTTGGTTATTTATGTCACTATTTATAACAATGAAGAAGGTTTGATAATTGGTATAGGCTTAATAGACGATAAGTTAGACGAATTTGAGAAAAAAAATAGTAAAAAAATCTACAATTTTTTAGAGAAAGAATTAAAAATTATACAAAAAACTGATGAATGCAAGAATTACAAATTAGGTTCCAATAAGCATTCATTTAAGGTTCCTATTGAAAGAATAGATGAATTAAATCTGGATTGCATCATAAAAAATTTAAAGGAAATTTATAAAAAAACAATAGAAACATTCTATAGTAACCGCGAAGAAAATCTTGTAGAAATTAATGATAATCAATACAATCAACACATAAATCCTTTAAATCAAATCCTATACGGTCCACCTGGGACAGGGAAGACATATAGCGTAATTGAAAAAAGCTTGCAGATTATTGCAATGAAAGATGAAAAATTGAGGGATTTTTTGAGTCAAAATCCAAGCAGGGAAGAGTTACAGAAAAAGTTTAAAGAATATAGAGACAATGGGCAAATTGAATTTATCACCTTTCATCAAAATTATTCTTATGAAGAGTTTGTGGAAGGATTAAAAGCTAGAACAGATGCAGAAGGAAACATTTTTTATGAAATAGAAAACGGAATATTTAAAGAAATTTGCAATAAGGCAAAGAAAAACTTGGATGTGTCTCAAAGTAAAAAGATGAAAATGTCTTTTGAAGATGTGTTTAAAAGAAAAATTCTTGATAAATTAGAAGAAAGCGAAAAGATAACAATTCCTTTGAAAAGAAAGAATATTTATATATATGAAGTTACAGATAGAAGCGTCAAATTTGAGAAGGAGAGTGGTGATAAAAGCCATACTCTGTCAATAAAAACTTTAAAAGAGATTTATGATTCAGAAGATGTAAAATCAAGAATAACAGGAGGGTTAGAACCATATTATCGAGGATTATTTGATTATTTAAAAGAAGGCTCAGAAATAGAAATCAACGAAGAGTTAGAAAACTTCATCCTAATAATCGACGAGATAAACCGCGGAAATATATCAAAAATCTTTGGCGAGTTGATTACGCTTGTTGAAGAGAGCAAAAGAATTGGAAACGAAGAAGAAACAATCGTAACCTTGCCTTACAGCAAAGAGCCTTTTGGTGTGCCGAAGAATCTTTACATCATAGGAACGATGAATACGGCAGATAGAAGTATTGCTTTGCTTGATACGGCTTTAAGAAGGAGATTTACATTTATCGAAATGATGCCAAAACCCGAACTTTTGAGAGATATAAAAATAGAAGGTGATATTAATTTAGAAAAGCTGCTTAAAACAATAAATGACAGGATTGAGTATCTTTATGATAGAGACCATACAATAGGACATGCATATTTTTTGAGTATTAAAAGTTTTGATGATTTAAAAAATATATTCAGAAATAAAATAATTCCACTTCTTGCAGAGTATTTTTATGATGATTGGAAGAAAATTAGACTTGTTTTGGGAGATAATAGAAAGGAAAATAAAGATTATCGGTTTGTTAAAATTAAAGAACTATCGGCTGAAAATCTTTTTGGAGAAGATATTGATTTTGAGAATGAAGTTTATGAGATAAACGAAAGTGCCTTTGATAAACCTGAAAGTTATAGACAGATATATGAAATAAAAAAAGAAGAAGAAAAACAGGAAAACAATGAAGAATCAACAATTGAAAACGGTAATTGA